From the genome of Pseudomonas hamedanensis:
GGCTACGGTTCAGCGGGGGGCATTCAGCCCAGCAACTTCAGCAGTTTCTCAGCCACGGCGGCGGAACTGGCCGGGTTCTGGCCCGTGACCAATTGACCGTCGGCCACTACGTGCACCTGCCAGTCAGCGACTTTCGAATAGCGTCCGCCGAGACGCTGGAACTCGTCTTCGATCAAGAACGGCACTACATCAGTCAGGCCGACAGCGGCTTCTTCGGCATTGGTGAAACCGGTGACGTCGCGGTCTTTGACGATTGGCTGGCCGTCAGCTCGCACAACATGGCGCAACACTCCCGGTGCATGGCAGACAAAACCGTGGGGCTTGTTGGCGCGGTCGAAGGCTTCGATCAGCGCAATCGAAGCTTTGTCTTCGGCCAGATCCCACAGCGGGCCGTGGCCACCCGGGTAAAACACTGCATCGAAATCGTCAGCGCGGACATCCGCCAAGCGACCAGTGTTCGCCAGTGCCTGTTGTGCGACGGGATCAGCGCGGAAACGATCCGTCTCCGCAGTCTGGGCACCGGGCTCATCGCTTTTCGGATCGAGCGGTGGCTGTCCGCCAGCGGGCGAAACCAGCGTGACGTCAGCGCCGGCGTCCTTGAAGGCGTAGTAGGGAGCGGCAAACTCTTCCAGCCAGAAACCGGTTTTTTTGCCGGTGCTGCCGAGTTGATCGTGAGAAGTCAAAACCATCAAGATTTTCATAGTGCACCCTTGGGTTGGTCAGGCATCGGCAGAAGGCGAGGGATTCGCTTGTTGTCGGTGCCGCATGAATTTGTGTGTCGGGGCGCAGCATAGTTTCCAATTAGACCAGTCGTCTAGTAATTTTTTCAAAAAATGTTTTTGCCCGAGGGATGTGGCAAACTCCCGGTCCTGAAAACTATACGACTGGTCTATTGTCTGGAATTTTGCGCACCATGAAGCCGACCTTTGACGACACGCGCCAACACTTGCTCGACACCGGCCACCGGATGATGGCCGAGAAGGGCTTCACCAGTGTCGGCCTCAACGAAATCCTGCAGACCGCCGGCGTGCCCAAGGGCTCGTTCTACCACTACTTCAAATCCAAGGAGTTGTACGGTCAGGCGCTGCTCGAAGATTACTTTGTCGACTACCTCGCCGACATGGAGCGGCGCCTGACGCTGCCCGGGCTGAGCGCGTTCGAGCGGCTGATGGATTACTGGCAGGGCTGGCAGAACCGCTGCACCCTGGAAGGCCACGGCGACGAATGCCTGGTGGTGAAACTCAGCGCCGAAGTCGCCGACTTGTCCGAGTCGATGCGCCTGACCCTGCGCGATGGCGCCGAACGCATCATCGCGCGCATCACGGTGTGCATCGAACAAGGCCAGGCCGACAAAAGTCTGCCCGAGGGCGACGCACGGCATCTTGCCGAGACTTTGTATCAGCTGTGGCTCGGCGCCAGTCTGTTGAACAAATTGCAGCGCACCGGGCAGTCGCTGCAGACCTCGATGGCGATGACCCGGCAGTTGTTGCGGGTTTGAGCCCGTCACTGCGATCCCTGTAGGAGTGAGCCTGCTCGCGAAGGCGGCGGGTCAGTTGATACATGAGTTGGCTGACCCACCGTTATCGCGAGCAGGCTCACTCCTACACTGTAGAGCGGCGAACCATTGATATTTATTCACTCCCCGATTTCTGTGGGAGTGAGCCTGCTCGCGAAAGCGATCTGTCATTCAACGCGTCAGTGGCCTGACACGGCACTTCGTGATCGCACACCCTGACCAACATGACAAATAAGAATACGTTTCAATTACGAATAGGCCGGTATACCATGCGCGGCGTTTTCATTGGCGGCTTTGCCCTTCGTTTTGGCCTATTCGTAAAGGTTTTCACTTCATGCGTCGTACTCTGCTTTCCATTTGTGTGCTGCAGGCGTTGTCTTCCACTTCATGGGCCGAGCAAGCCAAGTCCTCAACAACGCTGGAGCTGGAGGCCACCGACGTCGTCGGCACGGCGGATTACGAGCGGGCAGACGGCCCGGTGCAAGGATATCGGGCGACACGTTCGGCCAGTGCGACGCGCACCGATACGTCGATCCACGAAACCGCACAATCGATCAGCGTCGTGACCAAGGACGCCGTTGAAGACATCGGCGCGACCCGCTTGCAGGACGCCCTGGATTACGCCGGCGGCGTAGGGCGGGCGAACAATTTCGGCGGGCAGGGGCTGACCACGTTCACCGTGCGCGGCTTTACCACTGGCGAGTTCTACCGCAACGGTTTCCCGATCAATCGTGGCTACCCGAACATGCCGGATGCCAACACCATTGAACGTCTGGAAGTCCTGCGCGGCCCGGCCACCATGCTCTATGGTCGTGGCGATCCGGGCGGTACCTTCAACGTGGTGTCGAAGCAGCCATTGCCCGAGCGTAGCGTGACCCTGGGCAGTCAGTTGACCGACCAGGGCATGAAGCGTGGCACACTGGACGCCTCCGGCCCGCTTGATGAAGAAGGCCGACTGGCGTACCGACTGAACGTGGTGGGCGAGGGCGGCGACACCTTTCGCGATCACGTCGAGACCGAACGCTACGGCATTACGCCGGGGCTGACCTGGCAGGCATCGGACGCGACCAAGCTGATATTCGAAGGCGATTTCATGCGCAACAACGCGCCGCTGGACCGAGGCCTGACGCGCTATCCGAAGCAGATTGGCACGGCCTCGCGTGACACGTTCTTCGGTGAGAAAGACGTCGGCAAACTGCACAACGACAACAACATGGCGCAGTTGCGTTTTGAGCACATGCTCAATGATGACTGGACCCTGGGCGGCGGTTTCCAGTGGCTCGACGGCTCGCTCAAGGGCGACGCGATCGAGGCCAACGGCATTGCCGCTGACGGCCGCACGCTGGGGCGCAACTTCAACTATCGCAAACTGGAATGGACCGACAAGGACACCCAGCTCAACCTCACCGGGCATTTCAGCACCGGGTCCTTGCAGCACACCTTGCTCACCGGCATCGAATACGAAGATTACGACTACAAATCGATCATCCAGCGCTCCAGCGGCGCGGTCGGGGCCTATCCGATCGACATCTTCAATCCGGTCTACGGTCAGCCACGCCCGGCACTGACCCGTACGCCGACTCACGACAAGGAAAACCTGAAGACTTACGCTGCGTTCGTCCAGGATCAGGTTGCGTTGACCGACAAACTGAAAGTGCTGGCCGGGGCGCGTTTCGAGCGCTTCGAACATGACTACGAAACCTACGTACCAGGCGGCAAGAATTGGCAAGCCAGCGACAACGCGGTAACCCCGCGCCTCGGCGTGACCTACGATTTGACCGAGACGCTGGCGGTCTACGCCAACACCGCACGCTCGTTCAAGCCCAACACCGGCGCCAGCCGCACTGGCGGTGGCTTCGCCCCGGAGAAAGGCAAGTCCTACGAGATGGGTCTGAAGTGGGAGGCGCTGGACCAGCAGTTGAGTGTCGAGGCGGCGATCTATCAGATCGAAAAACGCAACGTGCTGACCACCGATCCGGTGGATTCGACGTTTAACGTGGCGGCCGGCGAGGTGCGCAGCCGTGGCCTGGACCTCAACGTCACCGGCAATCTCACCCCCGAGTGGCGAGTCATCGGCGGTTACGCCTACGTCGATGCCGAGGTGACCAAGGACAACACGTTGCGTTCCGGCACGCGTCTGCTGAACATTCCGCAGAACAGCTTCAGCCTGCTCAACGTTTATGAATTCCAGGACGGCACCCTCAAAGGCCTTGGCCTGGGCACTGGGGTGAAATACGTCGACGAGCGCGCCGGGCAGACTGCCAACACAGCATTTTCGATGGGCAACTACACCGTGGTCGATCTGCTGAGTTTCTACAAGGTCAATGACAACGTGCGGCTTAATCTCGACGTGAAAAACCTGTTCGACAGTGATTACGAAGAGGGCGCGTTCGGCAACGTCTACGCCTATCCGGGCGCACCGAGAACCGTACAGGTGGGGATTTCCTACACGCTGTAAACCCGGCTCAGCTGTCGCTTCTGCGCCATGATGGCCTGACTGTGGCATGTCGAGATCAGGCATCGACATGCCGCATACAGGCTAGTGAGCGTGCGGCCTGGCCACGTAAGGTGACGCATCATTTCCTCGCCGAAGCGTCTGCGCCGCCGCTTTCGCCGGCCTCGACGGCGAGCAATGGTGATCGCCTGACGCTCAGTCAGTGGCCCAAACGTCGATCATGAGAACAATAAGAACCCATGAATAGCCTGAACCCCAAGGACTCTACCGGTCAGTTGGCGCAAGGTTTCAAACCGCGTCACGTCACCATGCTCTCCATCGCAGGCATCATCGGCGCGGGACTTTTCGTCGGCTCAGGACACGCCATCGCCGCCGCCGGGCCAGCCGTTTTGCTGGCTTATCTGTTTTCCGGGCTGTTGGTGGTCCTGGTCATGCGCATGCTCGGCGAAATGGCCGTGGCGCATCCCGACACCGGTTCGTTTTCGACCTATGCCGATCAGGCGATCGGTCGCTGGGCCGGGTTCACCATCGGATGGCTTTACTGGTGGTTCTGGGTGCTGGTGATACCGATCGAGGCGCTGGCCGCCGGGCATGTGCTCAACCAGTGGTTTCCCCAGGTCGACGCGTGGCTGTTTGCCTTGCTGTCGATCGTCGCGTTAGTGATCACCAACCTGTTCAGCGTGTCGAAATACGGTGAGTTCGAGTTCTGGTTTGCGATGGCCAAGGTCATCGCGATCATCGGTTTCATCGGCCTGGGTTTTGCGGTGTTGATGGGCTGGATTCCCGAGCGGGAAGCCAGTGGTTTGAGTTCGCTGATGGCGCAGCACGGTGGTTTTGCCCCCAACGGCTTGTCCGCCGTGGTCGGCGCGTTCATCACCATCATGTTCAGTTTCATAGGCACTGAGGCGGTGACCATTGCCGCTGCGGAATCGAACAACCCGGCGCAGAACATTGCCAAGGCCACACGCTCGGTGATTTGGCGCATCGGCATTTTCTATTTGCTGTCGATCTTCGTGGTGATTTCCGTGGTGCCGTGGAATGACCCGCTGCTCGCCTCGGTGGGCTCTTACCAGCGCGCCCTCGAACTGATGAACATTCCTCACGCCAAGTTTCTCGTCGACGTGGTGGTGTTGATCGCCGTGGCCAGTTGCATGAATTCGTCGATCTACATTTCTTCGCGCATGCTTTATTCGCTGGGCCGACGCGGTGACGCACCGCCCGCGCTGAAAGTGACCTCGGCGGCCGGCGTGCCAAGGGCGGCGGTCATTGCCAGTACGGTGATCGGCGCCGGCGTCACGCTGCTCAGCTACTTCATGCCGGCCGGGCTGTTTCAGTTCCTGCTCGCCAGTTCCGGCGCGATTGCCTTGCTGGTGTACCTGGTGATCGCGATTTCGCAGTTGCGTATGCGCCGTCGGCTGGAAAGGGAGAAGGTCGAACTGACCTTGCGCATGTGGCTGTTTCCCTGGCTGACCTGGCTGGTGATCGCGTTTATTTGCACGGCCCTCGCTGTGATGATGTTCACCCCGGCGCATCGGCTTGAAGTGTCGTCGACCATTGGCCTGGCGCTGGTTATTTCCTTCGTCGGTCTGGTTACTGCCCGTCAGCATGGCTCGGCGGGCAGGGTGGTAGCGGTAGCGGTAGCGAAACCCTAGTCAGCCTGGCGCTGACTCAGACATCCAGCACCAACGTTTCGCTGCCCTGCGCCGGCGCGGCGCAGCAGATCAGCACTTCGTCGTCCGCCAGGCGCATGGCCGGCGGGCTGAGGTAATGCACCTGGCCGCTACTCAAGCGGGTTTTGCAAGTGCCGCACGAACCGCCGCGACAGCTGAACTCAGGGTTCAGGCCGCGGGCCTCGGCCAGTTCCAGCAAAGTGCCGGAACCCGGTGCCCAGCGTGCTTCCTTGCCGGAGGTGGCGAACAGCACCTTGACCGGTTCCGCAGCGATGGGGACTTGCGGCGGTGCCGGGGTGCTGACTTCAACATCGCGCACCAATGTCGACGGGCCGAAGGTCTCGGCGTGAATGCGATCGTCGGGGATGCGCATTTTGCGCAGACCGTCGTACAGCGCCTGGGTGAAACTGCCCGGGCCGCACAAGTAGAAGTCGTAGTCATCCAGCGGCAGCAGGCTTTTCAATAAAGCGATGTCGATGCGCCCGGCGTGGTCGTAGCCCTGAGGAGGAGTACTGACTGGTGGCTGGCTGACCACCCGCAACACACGCACTTTGTCGCCTGCACGCGCTGCCAAATCATCGATTTCCTCGCGAAAGGCCAGATCTTCGACGGTGCGGCTGCTTTGTATCAGCCAGGTCGGGCGCATGCGGCTGATGCGTTTGCCCTGATAGACCACTTCGCGCAGCATCGACAGCAAAGGCGTCACCCCGACCCCGGCCGCCAACAACACCAAAGGGCGCCGCTCCGTCGCATCGACAGTAAAATCGCCTTGTGGCGCGCGGGCTTCGATCAGATCCAGCGCCTGAACGCGGTCGTGCAAGTGCGCAGACACCGCGCCGTCGCGTTTGACGCTGATGCGTACAAACTCATCCGACGGCGCGCTGGAAACGCTGTAGGTGCGGATCGACGCGGCGGCGTGTCCGTCCAGCAAAACCTTGATCGGCACATGCTGCCCCGGTTCGAAGCGGGGCAGGCCGAAGCCATCGTTGGCTTGAAGGTAAAAAGAGCGGATCTGCGGACTCTCATCGACAACCCGTGTCACCTGCAACGACCGCCATTGATTACGCAGGGCTTGCGCCTGCAAGCGCTCGCGGGTCTGCTCCCAACTGCCGGTCATTTGCGAGTTGGGCGAATCGCCCTCGGGCTGATCGATCCAACGCAACGGCAGCGCGGCCTGACGGTAAACAATGCGCTGCGGCTTGAACCGCCACAGACGCTCGGCACCCTGGAAGGCGGCTATTTGCGGGTCGTCGAGCAACACCTCTGCGGTGCCGGTCATCTGCAACAGATCGCCGCTTTCGAAGTCGATGAAGGTCAGCCCGGCACGAGGATTGAGCAGAATGTTACCCAAGGTATTGAAGAACAGATTGCCGGAGAAATCCGGAATGGTCAGCGTGCCGTCGTCATCCATATGGACGAATCCGGATTTGCCGCCGCGATGCGAGGCATCGACTTGTCGCTGGCCGTCGCGCACAACGTAGGTGGCGACGTAGAACGAGTCGGCAGCGGTGATCATGTCGCGCACGAGGGGTTCGCTGACGGTCAAGTCGAGCGCGGTGTCGGTGGTCTCGTCGACAAACGCGTACTGGCGCAGATTGATGTAGCGCGGGCAGTTGCCGTAAGCCTGGGTTACGCCGATCTCAAGGCTGTTGCCATCGCGACGGCTGATCGTGCCGTTCATGCGATTGCGCCGACGCGTATGCAATTCGATGCCGAGCATGCCGATCGCGTCGCCGGGCTGCAAACCTGGCTGAGCCGGATCGTTGGGCTGATCGTCGAGTTTGATCTTGAGAATCTGTGGCGATGGCGACTCCATGAAACCGGGCTGGCCGGTGCGGATCGTGGCCCATGCATCGCCCTGGCTGTCGACCGCGCCGAGCACCACGAAGGGCAGTTGCGCGTAGAACTCACGGTGCTGATCCGGCATCCAGTCGCGGGCCAGTTGCCGCTGGCCAACGCCGGCCATCATGTCCACGGCGCCGACAGCACGCTGCAGAGTCAGCTCACCTTCGTGCCAGGGCGAGGACGCTGATTTCGACACTGTGTCCATTCCGATTCTCCTCGTGTGCAACGGGCCGGTGAGCTGCCAAGGGCTGGAAACCCAAAGTGGAGCTCATGTTGACCTTCAGTCGGTTTGGAGGGAATGGCCAGAAATCGCAATCCATTGTTTCAGTCGGTGAAATGATCTCTCTGTTGAATTCAAGGAAGGGAGCAGGCTCGCTCCCATCCATCGGTCATTGCGCCGTCGCAGCCGTTTCGATCAGGTTGGCGACGACGTTCGGGTTGGACACCATCACCACGTGCGACGCGCCTTTGACCACCACGGTCTTCTTCGCGTGAGCCCGCTCGGCCATGAACGCCAGGGCTTGTGCCGGGATGTTCTTGTCCTGATCGCCGTAGACGAAGTACGACGGCACGGTTTTCCACGCGGGTTCGGTCGCGGCTTCATTGAGCGCAGCGACGGTCACCGGGCGTTGAGTCGCGGCCATCAACTTCGCATCAGCCGGGGAAACGTCGGCAGCGAATTGAGCATGGAATTTGTCCTGCTGGATGTACAAGTCCTTGCCGCCGTCGGCCAAAGCAACCGGGGCCGCGAGGGTCGGGCCGAGGGTGCCGCCGGGGAAACGCCCGGACAGTTCAGCCGCCGTTTCACCGGCTGCTGGCGCAAAAGCGGCGACGTACACCAGTGCTTTCACGTTGGCATTGCCATAAGCGGCGGCGCTGATCACCGGGCCACCGTAGGAATGACCGACCAGCACCACCGGGGTTTTCACGCTGGCCAGCACATCCGCCACCGACTGCGCGTCACTTTTGACCGAGCGCAGCGGGTTGGCGGCGGCAATCACCGGATAGCCATCCTTCTCCAGGATCTTGACCACGCCGTTCCAACTGCTCGAATCGGCGAAGGCACCGTGTACCAGCACCACAGTGGGTTTGTCCTGCGCGGCGAACGCGGCGCTGGCACTGAACATGGCGGCGGTGAGGGCGAGGGTTGCGAATACTTTGTTCATGGTGATGGCCTGTCGGTGAGTAAAGGAGGAATGGAAGCGACAGTGGTATTTAGCGCGCTAAATGTGTCAGATATGTGTTCGCGCGGCTGAACTTCGCATGCGAGTGTATCTGCGCCGGCCAACGCTACACCGTGATACAAGTGCGGCGCACAGAGCAGTGGCGGCTGCGCAAATAGTCAGGCATCAGGCGTTTGCAGTATCTCTATCCATAACGCGCCTTTGCCGGATGCCGCTTCACCGACACGCGTCAGGGCGCCGTCTTTACTCACGGCGTAAGTGCCGACTTTGGCGCTTTTTTCCCCGGTCACCAGCAACCAGCGGCCGTCGGGGGAAAAGGCGATATTGCGCGGTTGCTGTTCCTGTACTGGGTAGTTGTCGAGAAACTCAAGTCCTCCCGTAGACGGGTCAACGGCAAATGCAGAGACGCTGCTACTGGTGCGCTCGCTCATCAACAGCAGTTTTCCATCCTGCGAGATGCGCAGGTCAGCGGCCCAGATGCGTGGAGTAGGGTCGTCTTTCAAATCGTTGTTGCGCGCATCACGAACTTCGCCGTGGGCCAGTTTCAAGCGCGCGGGAATGCCGTTGGCATCGGCAATCTGCGTCAACGCGCCGGTAGTGTGGTCGATTGAAAACGCGGTCACGGTGCCGCTCATTTCGCCGACCACGTAGAGGAATTTTCCGTTCGGCGAGAACGCCAGATGCCGAGGCCCGGTTTTGTCTGGAACACTGACGTAGCCGCTGCCAATCGGGCTGAGTTCACCAGTCTGCGCATCCAGGCGATATTGCAGAACCTTGTCTGTCCCAAGATTACCGGCGTAGGCGAAGCGATTGCTCGGCTCGGTACGGATCGAATGCGCATGCAGGCCGGTCTTGTAGCGGAGGACATTGGCGGAAGGTTGATAATCTTTAGCGATCTTCTGAACGCTGACGAGATCGGCGCCGTAGGACGCAGCGAGCAGATAGCGTCCCTTTCGGTCGGTAGACAGATAGGCCATGCTCTCTGCCAGAGGCGCCTGGGTAAATGGCGTCAGGTGACCGGTCTTCGAATCGATCCGGTAGCCCAGAACCTGGAAGGGTTTGACGCGCAAGGCTGCAAACAGCACCTTGCCGTCAGGGGTGATGGCCATGGGATTGACCTGGTCACCAGCCTGAATCTGTTCCACGAGAGTAAGTGCGCCGTTGTCCTGATCGAGGCGGTATTGCGAGATCAGACCATCGCCAGGACTTGAGACGTAAGCATAGGTAGCCGCATTGGCAGACAGGCACAGACCTGAGGCGACAGCAGCGGCGATAACGGCGATTTTTCTCATGAAGTTCAGCCTTGTTGTTTTTGTGATCAGTCATCCTATGAGTGATTAACGGATGTCTCAACGCTTATTTTGTCGGCTGTCCGCGCCGTTGCGTTCGAGCGATAACGATAAGGTGACTGGGTTGGTCTGGAATAAATGATCGGGGAGGGCGACGACCAGAGACGCTTGAAACATTTTTACATACTCTCCCATTAGCGTTGTTGTACGACATCGTACCTAATGTGCCGAGCTGCAATCGTTCTCACAAAAACAATAACGGAGATACCCCTATGACGAGCATGCCTTCACTCGATCATCAGGCCGCTGCGAAACCGCAAAACCGTTTCATGCGCATGCTTAAACTGTTGGGCCCCGGCATTATCGCCGTGCTGTCGTGGCTCGGTGCCGGGGATCTGATCACGTCCTCCGTGGCCGGTGCGAATTACGGCTACGCCATGATGTGGGTGCTGGCGGTTTCGTTGTTGTTGCGGTATCTGATCGTCAACATCATTGCCCGCTTCCAGCTGTGCAATAACCAGGGCATGACCATTCTCCAGGGCTACGCCCAGCTCAACCCGGTGTTTGCCTGGTTCATGCTCGTTTATGCCTTGTTGATGGGGCATCTGATGAATGCCTACATGATCAAAGGAGCAGGGGAGTCGCTGGCGATGCTGTTCAAGATCGATCAGCCATTGCTGTGCTCGCTGGCCGTGGTGCTGGCGGTCTGGATGTTGGTGGGTCGCAACATCTACACAATGATCGAAGGCGTGATGAAGCTGCTGCTGGCGATCATGACCTTGGCGTTCATCGCCCTGGCGGTGATGTCGGGCCCGGATGTCACCGGCATCATCAAAGGCACCATCGGTTTCAGCATTCCGCCTGACGAAGGCGTGCATGGCGCATTGCTGGTGGCCGTCTCGGTGATCGGTGCGGTTGCAGGCTCTATCGCAAACTTCGTTCACCCCTATGTCATGCGCCAAAAAGGCTGGATCGGACCGCAGCACAAGCGCATTCAGCGCAACGATTTGCTGTTTGCCGTATTCGTCGGGATCATCATCAACCTGGCCATCTGGATCGTTGGTGCGGAAATCCTGCGGCCCAACGGTATCGAGGTGAAAACCCTGGGCGACTTGGGCAAGGCACTGGAGATCTTCTTCGGCCCGATCGGCTGGTACGTGTTTTTCATCGGTGTGTTCGCGACGTTGTTTGCCAGCATTTCAGGCAAGACGACGGCGTTCCCGATGCTGATCACCGATGCCTTCCAGCATGTGCGCCCTGAGCGTCGCGAGAAGTACGGCAAAGAGTTCCATCACGACCCGATGCACAAGTGGTTCATGCTGTTCATCCTCGTCACACCGCTGATCTGGTCGCTGCCGGGCATGCCGGATTTCGTAACGCTTACCATTGGTGTCAGCGCGTTGAACATCATTGGCTTGCCGGTGATTTCCCTGGGCTTGCTGATCATGTCCAACCAGAAGTCGCTGCTGGACAAGCAATATCGCAACAACCTGTTTGAAAACATCGCGCTGCTGTTTGCCACCGGACTGGCGCTTTGGGTCGCCTTCCAGCTAGGTGTTGATCTGTTTACCTGATAACTGGATGTCGAGGGGGTACGCCCCCTCGAATGGCGCCGCTTACAACGGCACATCCATGTTGATCCTGCGCCAGGCGGCTTCGGAAAAACTGTAAACCGAGAACGCGATCAAGCCCAACGCCATTAGTATCAGCAGCACACCGCCTGCCGGCAGATTCTGCAGTGCATCAAGCGCCTCCTTCATGCCGGGGGGATTGGTCGCTTGGTATATCGAGCCACTGACGGCCATCAGCAGGGCAATCTCGATAAACACCACGCCGCGGGCGATCAGCCCAAACCGCGACACTGGGCGCACATAGCGCATCACTTCATCATCCGCCTCGAAATACTTCTCGAACGAAGCCTTCCAGCCTTTAATAATGTGCGCGATTCCGACGCCCAGCGGTATCAGCGCGATCAGGTAAATCAGCATGTTCGAGTGCTCGAACGACAACAGCTGCGCCAATAGATCCTTGGTCTTGCCATCCCCGGAACCGCCGGAATTTCTGACGCCACTCACCAGCAGGCTCAAGGCAAAGAAGGCCAGTGCCGCATTGACCAGACCACCAGCCAGCAAACCAGCACGAATGACCAGACCCTTTAGTTCGTTGCCGTGGTGATCGATGTCGCGAATAGCTTGTAACGCACGCCAGGCGGCGAAGGCAAGAAGCCCGGCGACCACCAGACCCACAAGCACATAGCCGAACGGCTGGCTCAGCAATGCCTCAAGACTTTTGTGGCTGTCTTTCGGTTTGGTGGAATCGTGCGCTGCTAGCAGCGCGAAGATGCCGATGATTAGATACAGAACACCTCGCGCGGCATATCCGCCTCGAGCAAGTAAGACCAGAGTGTGTCGGGTGGACATGGCGGTTATTCCCAGAGATCGTTCCGCAGCAGACCTATGGGTTGCGCAGGGGTTCGAAAAAGGTTGCCCTGCACCGTTTGAGGCTTGCTTTGATACGCCCTGAAAGTGAGGTTAACGTCGTCCTGGATGGCAAAGCCAAAGCTCTTGGCACTCATTCACTTGCAAACAAGTCGCTTTGTCAGGCTGTGGCGGACTCGCGTGCCACTTGCCTGAGGACTTGTTCGTATTCCTTGACTGATAACGATCCTGACATCAACTGACGTCCGTTCAGCACCATGGCCGGGACCGAGTTAATCCCGCGTTGGAGGTAAAAACTCTCAAGTTCACGTACCTCGATAGCGAACGCCTCGCTGGCCAAAATTTCCCGGGCGCGGGTGGTTGAAAGTCCTGCTTCACCGGCCAGGCGTACCAGTGTTTCGTGGTTGCTGGGGTTTTCGCCGTTGGTGAAATAAGCTTTGAGCAGAATTTTGTTCAGCGTGACCTGGTGGCCTTCTTGCACGGCCCAGAGCAGAAGGCGATGGGCATCGAAGGTGTTGTAGAAATGGCTGCGCTTTTCCAGGTCGAACTGAAAACCGATGGCTTTGCCGCGCGCGACGATCATTTCATTGCGGGAGGCGACCTCTTCGGCGCTGCGAGCGTATTTGCGCATCATGTGCTTGATGGCGTGTTCGCCCTCGGCCGGCATGTCCGGGTTCAGTTCGAAAGGCTTGAAGGTCAGCTCCACGGCAACCTCGCCGGCAAGATTGGCGATGGCTTGCTCCAGCGCTGTGGCGCCGAGTGCGCACCAGGGACACACCACATCCGACACAAAATCGATACTGACGGGAACAGTCATTTTTTGGACTCCGTCATTTGTTTACGGTACTTGCTGATGAATGGCATGGGAAAGTCTCCTTTTGGCGACCCATCGATAGGATGAGGCGAGCAGTGGGGTGGACTTTAGAAGGTTGCGTTCAATGAATAAATGCGGGTTGCAGAACATCACTTATGGCGCCGTGTAACTAATAAATATCTGGCGTGATTAGATTCCGGACAAAGTCGGATGCAGGCCAAGGGTACTTTTCAGAAGGTAAATCGCTCTCCCTGGCTACAGCCGCAGGGAGGGCGAATATTGCGGGAGCAGGAATCAGTTCTGCGCTTTGCTCATGCGGGTGAAAAGCTCGGTAGGTACCTTCTTGCCGTTGGAGGTGTACTGGTTGGTCCTGAACTTGTAGACCTCACCCTCTGTAAGAAAACCATCGTGATTGGTGTCCATCGATTGAAATTCTTCACCGCCTTGAGGTGCCACAGCCAGGAGTTCTTTAAGAGAGACGAGGCCGTCATGGTCGGTGTCTGTGCGAGCGAAAGAGTCGTCACCACACTTGCCTTCACCGCACTTGCCTTCGGCAGTAGCGGACTTGTCGCTGGCTTGGCTAGAACCGCATTTGCCTTCGCCACACTTGCCTTCGCCGACTTTATCTGCCGATGCCAGTTCATAGCCTTGGGGCAATGCCTCAACAGCAAAAGCCGCAGACGATGCCAGGCTCATGCCGCCAGCTAA
Proteins encoded in this window:
- a CDS encoding DsbA family oxidoreductase, encoding MTVPVSIDFVSDVVCPWCALGATALEQAIANLAGEVAVELTFKPFELNPDMPAEGEHAIKHMMRKYARSAEEVASRNEMIVARGKAIGFQFDLEKRSHFYNTFDAHRLLLWAVQEGHQVTLNKILLKAYFTNGENPSNHETLVRLAGEAGLSTTRAREILASEAFAIEVRELESFYLQRGINSVPAMVLNGRQLMSGSLSVKEYEQVLRQVARESATA
- a CDS encoding HvfA family oxazolone/thioamide-modified RiPP metallophore, whose protein sequence is MYRKPLSNKTTFGLAAIALAGGMSLASSAAFAVEALPQGYELASADKVGEGKCGEGKCGSSQASDKSATAEGKCGEGKCGDDSFARTDTDHDGLVSLKELLAVAPQGGEEFQSMDTNHDGFLTEGEVYKFRTNQYTSNGKKVPTELFTRMSKAQN
- a CDS encoding DUF1206 domain-containing protein; the protein is MSTRHTLVLLARGGYAARGVLYLIIGIFALLAAHDSTKPKDSHKSLEALLSQPFGYVLVGLVVAGLLAFAAWRALQAIRDIDHHGNELKGLVIRAGLLAGGLVNAALAFFALSLLVSGVRNSGGSGDGKTKDLLAQLLSFEHSNMLIYLIALIPLGVGIAHIIKGWKASFEKYFEADDEVMRYVRPVSRFGLIARGVVFIEIALLMAVSGSIYQATNPPGMKEALDALQNLPAGGVLLILMALGLIAFSVYSFSEAAWRRINMDVPL